In Thermodesulfobacteriota bacterium, the genomic window CGGTGGCGGCGTCGTAGCCGCTGGAGGTCAGAAGGGGCAGATCCGGCCGGAGGGCCTTGATCTCGTGGAACAGCACGCGACCGTTTCGGCCCCGCATGCGGATGTCGAGGATGGCCAGATCGATGACCTGCCGGCGGCTGGTGAGGATGTCCATGGCCTCCCGGGGGCTGGCCGGGCTGACCACGGAAAAGCCGTGGGCCGCCAGGGCGTTGCGCAGCATGAGTCTGACCTGGGGCTCGCCGTCCAGGACCATGATCCGGACCCGACCCCGGGGCCGCAAGGCGGCGACCTGGGCCGCTTCCTCGCCGGGGCCGCTTTCCTCGGCCCGGGGCAGATGGACCCGGAAGACCGCGCCTTCCCCAGGCCTGCTGGTGGCGGCCACACAGCCCCCGTGGTGCTGGATGATGCCGGCCACCGCTGCCAGCCCCAGGCCCCGGCCCAGGGCCCTGGTGGTGACAAAGGGCTCGAAGATCCGGCTTCTCACCTCCTCGGCGATGCCCGGCCCGGTGTCCGCCACCTCCAGGAGCACATAGTCGCCGGCCGGGTGCGCGTTGTGCAGGTCGCAGACCCACTCCGCCCGTTGCGCGAGGTTGGCGGTACGCACGGTCAGGGTGCCGCCCTCCTCGTCCATGGCCTCGAAGGCGTTGGCAAAAAGCGCGGTGAGCACCTGGGCGATCTGGTCGGAGTCGGCGGTCACCGGCCACAGATCAGGCGCCAGCTCCAGGCGGCTTTCCACCGGCAGGCCCTGACCCATGCCCTCCACCTCCAGGATCTGCCGGGCCATCTCGTTGAGGCTCAAGACCTTCTTTTCCCGGGCACCGGTCCGGGCGTAGGCCAGGAGCTGGGCGGTCAGCTCGGTCATCCGCTGGGCCGCGCCCAGGATGGCCGCCGTCATGGCCGACCGGTGCTCGTGGCTGGCCGCGGGCATCTCCAGGAGCTCGGCGTTGCCGATCACCGTGGCCAGCTGGTTGTTGAAGTCGTGGGCGATGCCCGCGGCCAGGGTGGCGATGGACTGGTCCTTCTGGGCCTGGAACAGGCGCAGCTCCAGTCCCCGCCGCTCCTTTTCCAGCCGGAGCTTCTCGGTGATGTCCCGGCCCACCTCGATGATGCCGGAGACCTGGCCGTCGTCGCTCACGATGGGCGAGGCCGCGATCTCCACCACGTACTCGGCGCCGTCGGCCCTGGTATGGGTGTGGATGACGGTGACCGGCTCCCGGGAGGCCACCACCGCCCGCAGCGGGCACGGGTGCTCCTCGCCGGAGCAGGGCTCGGACCGGTGGTGGGAGATCTCGTGGCAGGAGCGGCTGCCGTCCGCGGGGCCTGCGGCGTGCAGCTCGGCGGCGGTACGGTTCAGCAGGTGGACCCGGTAGTCCAGCCCCACCACCATGATGGAGTCGGTGACGCCGTC contains:
- a CDS encoding PAS domain S-box protein, encoding MAIEPLFNIVSAIGFAVAFLLVLRIQKNLIGHPARVFLCVFLGIYFLVQLSSLLQQGGIGFYLERYQYYAEFLFPPLFLFFIFPAFALYVFSMFMRQDLERRMQIEASLRESEDKFKSLTEQMADGVAVVIGGRTRWVNPAFAEIFGRQVSDLLDLPLASLASTGGVALLQERAAARAAGRKLPTLFEMEARRHDGRLIVVEVSETEIVFEGENALQVLLRDVTDRKRAEEAVWRAKEEWERTFDTVPDHIAILDARHRIVRINRSLADRLGVEPTAAQGQSFHTLVHGLEEAQPTPMPGQVAEEAGLDSAIELYEERPDGSHFLVTVTPLTDSQGGLAGSVRVARDITEIKRVERELAATRAFLQSVLDGVTDSIMVVGLDYRVHLLNRTAAELHAAGPADGSRSCHEISHHRSEPCSGEEHPCPLRAVVASREPVTVIHTHTRADGAEYVVEIAASPIVSDDGQVSGIIEVGRDITEKLRLEKERRGLELRLFQAQKDQSIATLAAGIAHDFNNQLATVIGNAELLEMPAASHEHRSAMTAAILGAAQRMTELTAQLLAYARTGAREKKVLSLNEMARQILEVEGMGQGLPVESRLELAPDLWPVTADSDQIAQVLTALFANAFEAMDEEGGTLTVRTANLAQRAEWVCDLHNAHPAGDYVLLEVADTGPGIAEEVRSRIFEPFVTTRALGRGLGLAAVAGIIQHHGGCVAATSRPGEGAVFRVHLPRAEESGPGEEAAQVAALRPRGRVRIMVLDGEPQVRLMLRNALAAHGFSVVSPASPREAMDILTSRRQVIDLAILDIRMRGRNGRVLFHEIKALRPDLPLLTSSGYDAATALAGITLTPDDGFIQKPYRQADLIAKVNDLLEGSSSRRQAMVSRPTTLRLLSGRRPA